The window GGAGCCAAAAAGACTTCCTGAAATTGAAATCATTCTCATCTGGAAGAATTTGTGTTTCATCCTGATCTTTCTTACCGGCGCATGAGTTCATCCTCATAACACCGATGACTTTACAATCTTGCCTGGCAAGAAAAACTATTCCGGGGCGGGTATGAAACAGTTCAACGAACATCGTTTCAATCTTCAAACGTTCGTTCTCTCCATTACCCTGAAAGACGGCAATATGGAGTGGATTGTTCAGCATAGCGATGCTGAGAACCTTTGTGGCCTCCTCGATGTCGCTACGCTGCATAAATGAGATATGAACACGGCTCATATGCATGCTTTATAAAGTTTGAAATTGTTCTTGCACGAGTAAGATATCTAATTGTTATTCATGGAATCTTCACCAGTTTTTTTGGCTGTACCCGCAAGAAGATCGGGAACTGAAATATCCCATGGAGTCCAGAAGAACGGCGATTGCTGCATATGAGATTCGTTTTTGTTGCTTTTGTTGCAGCAGGCTGGCTAGTCTTCAATGAGTCGAAATTGAATCCCTTTTTGTAAAAGAAGATTGGGCAACCCGGAGGTTCCTACGCAATGCAGTGCGCCAACAACAATGAGTACAGGTTGGTTAAGTTTTATTACGTCGAGTAATTTCGGCAGCCAGTTACGATTTCTCTCAATAACTAAGTTGTTGAATAATGTGGGATATAGCTTCAGGTTATTTTCGAGGTAAGATCTCAACCATTCAATGTTTGAGTGTATTATGCACTGAATCATGGTCTCCAGTTCACGGAACTGATCTTTGAGTTTGCAGGTGACTGTTTCAAGGTATTGAATTTGTTCTTCTTTGCTGGCCGTGTCAAATGCTCTCAGCGGAGCGTTGATATCTTCGAGTTGAATGAGATTTTTTGAGTCGATTTTTTTGGCTCTGGTTAAGAGTGCCTGGTCGATACCGTTCGCTTCATTATATCCTCGTTTCTCTGCGTAATTTAAAAACATCCAAGTTGCGGCAGTGCATGGCTTTAACAGGTCGAACTCAATACCTATTATTCCATAGAGATCCCAAAGTTGTTTTGCCTTTTTGTAAAGCTCGTTTGGGATATCATTTTGAATCCTTATGCCGCTGGGATAGTAAAGCAATGTGTTATCAATTAGAGATGATTGAGTCAGGTCTGTTTCGAAAGCTATGTGTTCTGCGGAGCGTAAATAGTTCTCATATCTCTCGATCAATTTTTTTTGTTTTTTGTGAAGAATATGGACAGAACCACAAATGTGAACTGGATAAGAATCCGCTTTCCAAATCATCTGAGTTCCTCGCTAATATGAAGATGCAATCAGCTGATTCCCACTCACCCGGTTTTGGGAGAAAATTGCCCATTGATCGGAATGTGTAGCCTGGATGATGGTGGGAGAGTTTGCCATCGACGTTCTCTCTTAGAGAAAAAGTTAAAAGTAGCAATGTGTTGAAGGGTATTTTATACAATTTTATCGTGCTTTGTTTAGTATTGCAACGCAGGCAGAATGGTGGTTTCGTCAGGAAATGTACAGTACGATTCTGCAAGCTGCGACTGTCTTGAACTCATATACAGGCCAGTGGATTTTCCCTGAAATGCATGGTGAATAGTCTTGGTTTCAGCCATTCGGGATAAAACTGAAGTTCAGAAAACCTTACTACTTGTTACTTCGGAGGATTGAATGAATTTTGAAGTGCGATTTGATTGTGAAGAAGTCGATTGGCAGAACGTCTCAGACATTTTGAAATCTGTAGGCATGGCTCACCACGGAGCCGAAAAGCATGAAGCTGCCTTCAGGGGGAGCTACACCACAGTTTTCATCTACCAGGGAAAACAACTGGCGGGATTTGGCCGGGCCATATCGGATGGAGTCTATCAGGCCGGGGTCTATGATGTGGCCGTGGCAACAGACTTTCAGGGGCAGGGATTGGGCAGGCTGATTATGGAAAAGATCCTCTCGAAAATATCGAACTGCAACATCATCCTCTACGCTTCACCGGGCAAAGAAGGTTTTTATGAAAAACTGCAGTTCAGGAAGATGAAGACCGGTATGGCACGATTCATGAACAGCGAGGCAATGCAGGCTAAAGGCTTTACCGAATAGGGGAGAGCCGAGAGGTCTCCCCTGTGAGGTGTCGGTGGATCTATATGTAAACGTTACTTGGAATGACAGGCGTGCAGGACATCAGCCTTTTTCCAGAACGGTTTTTCTTGAGATATACTCATCTTCAGAAATATCACCTGCAGCAAAGCGATTGTGCAGGATATCCATAGCTGATTGTGTTGCGCCGCTATTGGACTTCGAGGCAAAATATCTGAAAATGCTGACAAGGGCGTAAAGAACAATTCCCCAAAAAAGTAACGGTACAAGCCAGTTAAAAAGAAAAGGACCATGTGGATGTGGCCAGATTGAGAACCAGGAACTTCCTCCCTGCCACCAATGTCCCATGTTACCTCCCCAGCTTCCGTGATGTGCGCTCCACATAAAAAATCCTCTGTCTGAAATTATTGCAAATGCGGGTTTCGTTTCTAAAGTAAATTTAAGCAAAAGTCATACCGTTTCGGAATGGATTGCTAAAATCTAATAAAATCAAGTTCTTAATATGTTTAGAGAGCTGTTTGATATAGCGGGACTTACTGGGGGCTGTATAAAAAGTACCCATCAAGGAACGGTAGGTGGGCAAAAACGTACCAGATTTGTTGTAGTTGCCTGAGTACATTCTGGATAATCTGTTTACGGGAAAAAGAGAAATGCCCGTAATTCTAGACTATTTTTGCCTTGCTGCCGGTGCTGGTTTGCGGTGCCCCTGGCACCATCGGGGGGAGTATCACAGATTATCCGGGGGGCAGCAGTATCTGGAGTAACCTGCACGCTTATCCTGGTTGGCTACTCGGTTTCGGCCTGGTGGAATGCCTGGCGACCAGTATGACTATCGCCGGGTTTACTGCGTTGAGATTAAGAGATTATCCCAAATTTCTCTTCAGTTCAGGGAGCTGGTCGATAATCTTTTGGGCCTGCTTAAGGTGGATGCGCAGATGGAACGCGAACATACAGTTCCACCTGTGGGCGTCAAAGGTTCCAAAGAGAGGGTGAGGTGCGGTCGCTGTGTTTCGCAACTGATCGAGTGCATCTATTACGCTCAGATGCTCATCCACCGACCTGTTAAAGCCTTCCACAGCTTCAATGCCAATATCATCAGCGGGCAACACATCGGTTGCCGGGTTTATTTTTGCTTTTCCTGAAAGAGGCTGGTTCTTTGCCAGTTGTTCTGTCGAGGCTGTTATCGCCTCGTTGACCAGTCTGTTATGTTCCAGCAACTGGTAATATGACCAGTTGCGCATATTCTCATCAACACCGGGCATGGGTGGCACCAACACCTGGGTTGCGCCTGCTGCGGCTGTTAGTTCTTTTGCCATGTTGTTATAGCGAGCCTGGAACTCAATGGTCTGCTCCCGTACTTTTTTTCTGCTCGTTAAAAAGAACAGGGTCTGAATCACCGTTTTGAGAAGTAGGTTGCCCATTGTCAACTTTGCACCGGTCAGAATTTTTTCATAGCCTGCTGTGTGAGTTCTTTCCAGGATATTGCCGATACGGGTTGACATCAAGAGTCGCGCATCTGTTTGCCGAGTTCAGGTAGTCACGGTACACTAAAACTATAGGAGGTGCGCCATGGAAACCCGTCTGTTCGGTACTCATCAGCTTAGTCAGATTTCTCAACTCGAACGTTTATCCGAGGAACAACGTTTCGCCATTCGGGTGGTTGCTACAGTGCTGCCGTTTCGAGTGAACCACTATGTGATCGACCAACTCATCGACTGGGATAAAATCCCTCAGGATCCGATGTTCCAGCTCTGTTTTCCCCAGGCAGAAATGTTGTCACCAGCGCATTTCAATCGAATTGCTGATTTGTTGCGGCAACAGGCGTCGACGGAGCAGATAAAGCATGCTGCCCAGGAGATTCATAAGGAACTGAACCCCCACCCGGCCAACCAGCAGACGCTCAATGTGCCCAGGCTGGATGAGGTCCCGATAACCGGGATGCAGCATAAATACCGGGAGACAGTGCTCTATTTCCCCAGTCAGGGGCAATTCTGTTTTTCGTACTGTACTTTTTGCTTTCGCTGGCCTCAGTTTGTCGGTGAAAAAGAATTACGAATAGCCGCAACTGACCCAGAGGTACTTTTTGCTTATCTGCGTCGTCATCCTGAAGTTACCGATCTGCTTATTACTGGTGGAGACCCTCTGGTGATGAGCGCGCGGCGGCTGGAAAAAATAGTAATGCCCCTCTTGAAGGAAGAATTCAGCCAGTTGAGGAATATTCGTATAGGCAGTAAAGCTCTTTCTTACTGGCCATATCGTTTTCTGACCGATCATGACAGTGACGACCTGTTGCGTCTTTTTGAGTGCGTGACCAAAGCCGGGAAACATATGGCGCTGATGGTGCATTTCAACCATTGGCGGGAAATGCAGCCCGAACCAGTGCGCAAGGCGATTTCGCGAATTCAGGGGACTGGTGCAGTTCTCCGTACGCAGTCACCGCTACTCAGACATATCAATGCTGCCTCGGATATCTGGCAGAGGATGTGGCAGGAGCAGGTACAGCTGGGGTTGATTCCCTACTATATGTTCATAGTCAGGGATACGGGGCCGCGAAGCTATTTTGAGGTGCCGCTGGTTGAGGCCTGGCATATCTATCGCCGGGCGGTTCGCAAAGTTTCAGGGCTGGCCCGTACTGTTCGCGGACCTTCGATGAGCGCTGGTCCGGGTAAGGTCGAGATTCAGGGTGTTGTGGAGTTGACTGGCGAGAAAGCGCTGGTACTGCGATTCATTCAGGGCCGCAACCCCAACTGGGTGCAGAAACCATTTTTTGCCCGATACGATGAGGCAGCCACCTGGCTTGATCAGCTTAAGCCTGCATTTGGGGAGGAACGATTCTTTTATGAGGAAGAATAGTTTGTTGAAAATAGAATTTGAATTTTAGGTATTGCCGGGCGGTTATCAGCACCTGAGTATGAATTAAATCTGCACTATTCTGTAAATATTTTCCCCCTTGTTTTCCGAAGTGCGAGGAAATGTAAGGGGTGATCATGGTCTATCCTTTTCTTCGGGCAATGTACTGTTCAGCCTATCCCGTTTCTACATTCTCTGCCGCCGCAACCATCGGACAACGTTCATCGTCGATGAGATGGAGACCGGCTCGATCAGCTCAAACCTGATGACGGTTTCCTGTCAGGATTTTGCTGTCCAACCCCTGGGGCTGGCCGCGCTTAACCTGTTGGCCTGTCGTGTTTGCGCGGTGAGTGTCACTTGGTTAAAGACGATATTTTCCCCGGCAGGATTCATCGGGAAGGGGGAGGTGCAGTCTTCAGAGTTGGTCGAAAAAGTCATTGTAACATGAAATTTTTATGGATATACATTGCTGCGTGTCAACACGATTCTTTTGGAAATTTTACCAAATCCTAAAGGAAGGTTGGCTAGATTGTAACGCGTCCATTGACTGGTGCATTACAGATGCCCGGTCCTGTCGAAGAGAGCGAGTGAGGTTTGGTCGAAAGAGGGTTTTATCCCGGTGTCGAGGGGGGCACCGCTTTCAGCCGGATCTCTCGGGGGGAGTTCTTTTCAAAAGACAGAGGACGTGAGGGAAATTGAGATTCGTGGCAAGCTTTTCCTTTTACAATCTTAAGGAGTATACGTATGAAACCGAAATTACGATCCCTGTCTAACCATTCCGGAACAGGCATTCATCGTCGGGATTTTCTCAAGTTTTGTGGTGCCGTGGCTGGTGCACTCAGTCTGGACGCCACTTTTATTCCCAAAATTGCCGAGGCGCTGACCACCGGCAACCGTCCGCCGGTTCTCTGGCTGCATTTTTCCGAATGTACCGGTTGCACTGAGTCCTTGCTGCGGAGCTCCGCACCGTGGATGGACGAGCTGCTGTTCGATACCATCTCTCTCGAGTATCATGAGACCCTGATGGCAGCGGCCGGGCACACTGTCGAGACTTTGCTCACAGACGCCGCAAACGCCTATGAGGGGCAGTTTTTCTGTGTAGTTGAGGGATCTATTCCCACTGCGGATAACGGCATTTACGGCACCATCGGTGGCCGTACCATGCTGAGTATCGCCAATGAAATTATCCCCAAGGCCCAGGCTGTCATAGCCTGCGGTACCTGTGCGGCCTATGGCGGATTGGCTGCAGCATCACCCAACCCGACCGGCGCTAAAGGTGTTCTTGATGCCTTACCTGACCTGAATGTACCGGTAATCAATCTTCCGGGTTGCCCACCCAACCCTGTCAATTTTGTGGCAGTACTTACCAACTATCTGCTCAACGGTTCCCTGCCGGCGCTGGACAGCAACCAAAGGCCGCTTTTTGCCCATGGCAAGAGGATTCATCAGCAATGCCCATACAGGCGGGAGAAATCGAAATGCCAGAAAAATTTTGGCTGTAAAGGACAGTGGACTTCAAGCAATTGTCCGAATGTGAAATTCAATGATGGTACCAGCTTTCCCATGCAGGTGGGGCATCCATGTATCGGCTGCTGCGAACCTGACTTCTGGGACACCATGACTCCGTTGTATACCGCTTCCTAGCGGCCGGAGCAATGATGGCTGAGTTGTGTGCCGTTCACTGAAAATTTCACATGAGGAGACAAAATCATGTCTGAGCGAATAGTTATTGATCCGGTGACTCGAATCGAAGGTCACCTGAAAATCGAAGTGGAAATTAACAACGGTGTTGTCACCGATGCCTGGAGCTCGGGAACGCTGTTCCGCGGGGTCGAGACCATCCTGTAGGGCCGCGAGCCGGAAGAAGCGTGGTTGATTACCCAGCGTCTCTGCGGGGTATGCACCTATATTCATGGCGTAACTTCAGTGCGTTCGGTAGAGGACGCCTTAAACATCACTGTGCCTGAGAATGCCCGACATATACGTAATCTTTTAACCGGTGGCCTGTACGTGCATGACCATCCGGTACATTTTTATCATCTGAGTGCCCTTGACTGGGTTGATATCGTCAGCGCACTCTCTGCCAGTGTTTCCGCTACCGAGTCACTGGCCAAGTCACTTTCAGCCAATGCACCAGCTATAGATTTCGCTGCTACACAGGAAAGTCTGCAGAATTTCGTAAACAGTGGAAAGCTCGGCCCCTTTGCCGGAGGTTACTGGGGCCACTCAGCCTACACCCTGTCACCTGAAGAGAACCTGCTCTTTGCAGCGCATTATCTTTATGCCCTGCGTCAACAGGTGAAGGCGGGCCGCATGCACGCTATCTTTGGTGGCAAGAACCCGCATATCCAGAGTTTACGAGTAGGTGGCGTTACCTGTGCAGATGAGATCAATACCACCCGTATAGGTGAATTCCGCAGTCTCTTAAATGAGATGCGTGATTTTATCGACAATGTCTACCTGCCGGATGTCCAGCATCTTGCCTCCGCTTACCCTGAGTGGGGTACAATCGGTGGTTTCAGGAATTACCTGGCCTTTGGTGAGTTCCAGATGAGCAATAGTGATCAGGGTGATCTGTTCCTGCCTGCTGGTGTAATCATGGATAAGAATATCGGCCAGGTGAATGACGTTATGCTTGCTGAGATTAACGAGCATGTACGCCATAGCTGGTATGAAGGCTCCACTGCCAGGTATCCGCAATATGGAGAGACCGTGCCGAACTACACTGGCTACAACACTGATGATCGGTACAGCTGGCTGAAAGCTCCTCGTTATAAAGGTGAGCCGATGGAGGTTGGTCCTCTGGCACGTATGTTGGTTGCTTACGGTATGGGACACCCCAATGTGGTGAGTGCTGTAGACGGTTTTCTCGCCAAGGCAGGCCTTGGTGTTGATGCCCTGCATTCCACCCTGGGCCGTTCTGCCGCCAGGGCCATTGAGACCAAGATCATCGCCGATGAGATGGGGTACTGGCTCGATCAGCTCCAGCCGGGCAGCAGCGCAAGAGTTTCCGCTTCCATGCCGAATCAGGCAGCCGGAATAGGTCTCAATGAGGCACCACGCGGAGCGCTGGGCCACTGGATCAACATCGAGAACCAGAAGATCGGTAACTACCAGATGGTGGTTCCTTCTACCTGGAACCTGGGCCCGCGCTGCGCTTCGGGATCACGTGGACCTGTCGAGGAAGCACTTATCGGTACCCCGGTGGCCAACCCGGAGCAGCCGGTTGAGATCCTGCGTATCGTTCACTCCTACGACCCATGCATCGCTTGCGCGGTGCACGTGACCGACAACGATCAGGACAGCCATTACCAAATTAAGGTTCTCTAACTGTAATTTCCGCAACTGGTCTCTCATCTTTCCGGTTGCCGAAAGGCGGCCGGGAAAAATGAGTAAAAAAAAGGCTTGGAAATGCCTTTTTTTTATCTGCTGCAAGCATTTGAAACAAATTGGATTTCTGCCACATTGTGGGTGTTTTGGTGCGGCTAAGTGTTGTTACTTTCGTAAAAAAAATAGTTGTATTGCTACCGCTTCTAGGCTATTGCTGTGTTGCAGGCTTGATCCTGGCAGGTGATAGATGTATGCCTATAATATTGTTAGGTTTACCTTTGCAGTAGATGCATTCCTGTCGAAGAGATTTGGTTGAGCTGAAAAGAAATGACACAGCCGCTTTGCTGCCGTGGACTGTTTCTTAGTGTAGGCAACCCATGGGGGGGGAGTCTCTCTATTAACGACAGAGAATGATGTTGGGAAATTGAGTCTCAGAGCTGTAGGTTTTCCCAAAATTCTGTGCAAGGAGTATGTGTATGAAACCGAAATTCAGGTTAGAACAGGCCCAGACGACAAAGGGCGTTCATCGTAGGGACTTTATGAAATTCTGTGGAGTTGTCGCTACAGCGCTCAGTCTCGACATCACTTTCATTCCCAAAATTGCCGAGGCCTTGACCTCCGACAACAGACCTCCCGTCCTATGGCTGCATTTTGCCGAGTGTACCGGCTGCACCGAGTCTATCCTCAGGACTTCAAGCCCATGGATGGACGAGCTGCTGTTCGATACCATTTCCCTGGAGTATCATGAAACTCTCATGGCCGCAGCTGGGCATACTGTTGAGGCCCTGCTTGCTGAGGCCGCAGCTGTCCATCAGGGTGAGTTTTTCTGTGTTGTGGAAGGTGCCATCCCCACCGCCGACAACGGTATCTACGGCACCATTGGGGGGCGTACCATGCTGAGCATAGCGGAAGAGATCCTGCCCAAGGCCAAAGCGGTGATTGCCTGCGGCACCTGTGCAGCCTATGGAGGCCTGGCAGCCGCTTCTCCAAACCCGACGGGTGCCAAAGGTGTCCAGGACGCGCTCCCGAGCCTCAACGTGCCAGTCATCAACCTGCCGGGTTGTCCGCCAAATCCTGTCAATTTCGTCGCAGTTATCACGAGCTATTTGCTGAACGGGCAGCTTCCTGCCCTGGATTCACTCGGCCGTCCAACTTTTGCCCATGGTCGTACAGTGCATGATCGCTGCCCCTATGATGAGGACAGCCTGGAGAGGTTCTGCCTGGAACATCAAGGTTGTAAAGGTCCGCGCACCCGCAACAACTGTTCGACCATCAAGTTCAACGACGGGACCAGCTTCCCCATGCAGGTCGGCCACCCGTGTATCGGCTGCAGTGAACCCAATTTCTGGGACACCATGAGCCCAGTCTATTCCGGAAGTGTGGAGGAATCAGGTGGGTCGGATGACTACCCTTCAGGTGGCGGCAGTGATATCCCGACTGATGGTGGCGATATCCCTACCGATGGCACCGGTGATATTCCGACTGATGGTTCCACCAAAGGGAATGGGCGTGTGAAGAACGCTGACCGGGGCAACAAGAAAAGCAGCAGTAATTAACGAGGGAGTATTGAATCATGGTTGAACGTTTAGTTATAGATCCGGTGACCCGAATCGAAGGTCACCTGAAAATAGAAGTAGAGATCAACAACGGTGTGGTAACTGATGCTTGGAGTTCAGGTACTCTGTTCCGCGGCATCGAGACCATCCTCCAGGGCCGCGATCCGGATGAAGCCTGGCTGATCACCCAGCGCCTCTGCGGCGTCTGCACCTATATTCACGGCGTCACCTCGGTGCGTTCGGTTGAGGATGCGGTAAATGTCACTGTGCCGGAGAATGCCCGTCATATCCGCAATCTGTTGACCGGCGGACTCTTTGTTCATGACCACCCGGTACATTTTTACCACCTGAGTGCACTGGACTGGGTTGATATCGTCAGCGCACTCTCGGCCAACGTTGCCGCCACCGAGTCGATGGCCAACTCGTTGTCACCCAACGCACCGGCCATCGACTTCGCCGCCACCCAGCTGAGCCTGCAGAATTTTGTAGACAGCGGCAAGCTCGGCCCGTTTGCCGGTGGCTACTGGGGACACTCCGCCTACACCCTGTCGCCGGAGGAGAACCTGCTCTTTGCCGCTCATTACCTCTACGCGCTGCGCCAGCAGGTGAAGGCGGGCCGCATGCACGCAATCTTCGGCGGCAAGAATCCGCATGTGCAGAGTCTCAGGGTCGGAGGTGTAACCTGTCAAAACGAGATCAACAGTACCCGGATCAACGAGTTCAGAAGCCTTTTGAACGAGATGCGTGATTTCATAGACAATGTCTACCTGCCGGATGTCCAGCACCTTGCCTCCGCTTATCCTGAGTGGGGTGCCATCGGCGGCTTCAAGAACTACCTGGCCTTCGGTGAGTTCCAGATGAGCAACACCAATCAGGGCGACCTGTTCCTGCCCGCCGGTGTGATCATGGATCAGAACATTGGCCAGGTGAACGATGTCATGCTGGGCGAGATCAACGAGCACGTCCAGCACAGCTGGTATGAGGGCTCCACCGCCCGCTATCCGCAAAACGGTGAAACGGTACCCGGCTATACTGGTTATGATACCGCTGACCGCTACAGCTGGATGAAGGCTCCCCGCTATCAGGGTGAGCCGATGGAAGTTGGCCCGCTGGCCCGTGTGCTGGTCGCTTATGGTATGGGCCATTCAGCTTTCGTGAATGCCGTGGACAGTTTCCTGGCCAAGGCAGGTCTGACCATCGAGGCCATGCATTCCACCTTGGGCCGTTCAGCGGCCAGAGCCATCGAAACCAAGGTCATCGCCGATGAGATGGGCTCCTGGCTCGATCAGCTCCAGCCGGGGGCCATTGCCAGGGTATCCGTCTCCCTGCCGAACCAGGCCTCCGGTATCGGCCTCAACGAGGCGCCGCGAGGAGCGCTTGGTCACTGGATCAACATTGAGAACCAGAAGATCGGCAACTACCAGATGGTGGTTCCTTCCACCTGGAACCTGGGCCCGCGCTGCGCTTCCGGATCACGTGGACCTGTCGAGGAAGCACTTATCGGAACCCCGGTGGCGAACCCCGAGCAGCCGGTTGAGATCCTGCGTATCGTACATTCTTACGATCCATGTATCGCTTGCGCGGTCCATGTGACTGATAACGACCAGCAAACCCATTATGAAGTTAAAGTTTTGTAAATAAATCGAACGTTCCGAAGAGTAGGTTGGTTCTACTCTTCGGTTGAACCTGCAAAAGAGATAGGTATGCAGAAAAGAAAGAACATTCTGGTATTGGGAGTGGGCAATATCCTGCTGCATGATGAAGGAATAGGTGTTCACGTGGTGAGGGATCTGGAAGAGCAGTACTCTTTTTCCAAAGAGTTAACCCTCCTTGACGGGGGAACTCTCGGTATACGGCTGTTGGATGCTATGGGGCGGGCCGATTACATGATCGTGGCCGATACCTTGTGTTCAGGTAAAGCTCCCGGCACCATTACCAGATTGACCGGTAGCGAGTTACGTGGCCGGGTTGCGGCCAAAAACTCACAGCACCAGGTGTCTTTCCTGGAGACCATCGCCTATGCCGACTTTCTGGGCATGCTGCCCGAGACAGTGATGATCGGCTGTGAACCCAAAGATCTCAGCGCCTGGGGCACGGAGTTAACCGAAGAGGTTGCTGCAGCCAGACCGCAGATGATTGCGAGAGTGATAGATGAGATTCGGGCGGCCGGTGGTGAGGTTATGCAGGCTCAGATGTAAGAGATGAAGCAGGAGGAAAAGGGTATGTCTGCCGGTAGTTGGGAGACTAACGGCAGACATGCCAGATGACGTTTTTAATGATCGTACTGCGTTGCATACTCTGCGTCGTTATACATCGGTTCACCGTAAAGATCCTTGCCGAAGCTGCCGATAATAGCCTGGCCTTCTGCTGAAGCGACAAAGTCGATGAACTGAGAAGCCAGCGGTTGAGCTGCGGTGGCACCTTCCGGCTGGCAAAGACCGTGGTAGGTGTTGATCAGCACAGGATCACCTTTAAAGAGTACCTTAAGGTTACCCATCTCTTTTTTACCGGCAACCCAGGTGGAAGAATCAGTCATGAAATAGCCGTTGGTCTGGTTGGCCTGTTTCAGGGAGGCCATCATGAATTCCCTGGTGATTACGTACCAGTCACCAGCCGGTGCAACTCCAGCGGTTTTCCAGATTGCCAGCTCTTTCTTGTTGGTGCCTGAGTTGTCTCCACGGGAGAGAAACGGGGCTTTTACCGCGGCAATTTTGGCATACGCGTCAGCAGCGCTGGTGGCACCAGCAATTCCTGCAGGGTCATTTTCCGGGCCGACGATGTAAAACTCGTTGGAACCGATCAGGGAGCGCTTGATAGCCCAGCCGTCAGCTATAGCCTGCTTTTCTGCAGCCGGGGCGTGCACCAGAACCAGATCAACTTTCTTGTCTTTCAAGAGCGCAAGAGACTTGCCGGAACCCGCTTTTTGCCAACACATTGTGGAGCCGTGCTTGTCGTTGAAGGTATTGGCCAGCTCTTCAAGCAGGCCGAGTTCACCGGGGCTGCCGGTGGCGAGAGTGTAGGTGTTTTCGCCGTTGCCATAGATGGCTTTGCAGTTGTTTGCGGCCTGGGCTACGGTTGCCCCGGCGATGGCCAGGGCCATTGAGGCACCAAATACGAGCTTCCTGATATTCATGATTGTTCCTCGGAGGTTGTTGTTCTGGACGTGTTCAGCTGGTCGAGAATGGAACACGCATCTCTACGAGGAGGGCAGATACCCTTTTATGGCCGGAGCTGTCAATGTTGTCAGCATGGATGACCAAAACGGACAAAGATGAACAGTGGAGAACGGGCAGTGCGCTGCAATTGCCAAGGGCCTGGTAGCCCTGTTTCAATATCAGCCAACAGTTCCCATGGTCTTCAGAGTCTCTTCACGAATGGACTCAATCAGCCCTTTTTTGGCCTCCATAAAGAGTGGTTCT of the Desulfosediminicola ganghwensis genome contains:
- a CDS encoding substrate-binding domain-containing protein; the protein is MNIRKLVFGASMALAIAGATVAQAANNCKAIYGNGENTYTLATGSPGELGLLEELANTFNDKHGSTMCWQKAGSGKSLALLKDKKVDLVLVHAPAAEKQAIADGWAIKRSLIGSNEFYIVGPENDPAGIAGATSAADAYAKIAAVKAPFLSRGDNSGTNKKELAIWKTAGVAPAGDWYVITREFMMASLKQANQTNGYFMTDSSTWVAGKKEMGNLKVLFKGDPVLINTYHGLCQPEGATAAQPLASQFIDFVASAEGQAIIGSFGKDLYGEPMYNDAEYATQYDH
- a CDS encoding HyaD/HybD family hydrogenase maturation endopeptidase — its product is MQKRKNILVLGVGNILLHDEGIGVHVVRDLEEQYSFSKELTLLDGGTLGIRLLDAMGRADYMIVADTLCSGKAPGTITRLTGSELRGRVAAKNSQHQVSFLETIAYADFLGMLPETVMIGCEPKDLSAWGTELTEEVAAARPQMIARVIDEIRAAGGEVMQAQM